The Paraburkholderia sp. ZP32-5 genome includes a window with the following:
- the rplO gene encoding 50S ribosomal protein L15, producing MELNNLKPAEGAKHAKRRVGRGIGSGLGKTAGRGHKGQKSRSGGFHKVGFEGGQMPLQRRLPKRGFTSLTKEFVGEVRLSDIEKLPVDEVDLLALKQAGLVGELIRSAKIIATGELKRKVVVKGLGATKGARAAIEAAGGSFAE from the coding sequence ATGGAATTGAATAACCTGAAGCCGGCTGAAGGCGCGAAGCACGCAAAGCGTCGCGTTGGTCGCGGCATCGGCTCCGGCCTCGGCAAGACCGCTGGCCGTGGTCACAAGGGTCAGAAGTCGCGTTCGGGTGGCTTTCACAAGGTTGGCTTCGAAGGCGGTCAAATGCCGCTGCAACGTCGCCTGCCGAAGCGTGGCTTCACCTCGCTGACGAAGGAATTTGTCGGCGAAGTGCGTCTCTCGGATATCGAGAAGCTGCCTGTTGACGAAGTCGATCTGTTGGCGCTCAAGCAAGCCGGTCTGGTTGGCGAGTTGATCCGTAGCGCCAAGATCATTGCGACGGGCGAGCTCAAGCGCAAAGTCGTGGTGAAGGGTCTGGGTGCGACGAAGGGCGCGCGCGCTGCTATCGAAGCAGCCGGTGGATCTTTTGCCGAGTAA
- the rpmD gene encoding 50S ribosomal protein L30: MSDKTVKVQLVKSLIGTRESHRATVRGLGLRRLNSVSELQDTPAVRGMINKVSYLVKVIS, encoded by the coding sequence ATGTCTGATAAAACTGTCAAGGTGCAGCTCGTCAAGAGCCTGATTGGTACTCGTGAATCGCACCGCGCAACGGTGCGTGGTCTGGGCCTGCGCCGACTCAACTCGGTTAGCGAGTTGCAGGATACGCCGGCTGTGCGCGGCATGATCAACAAGGTTTCGTACCTCGTTAAGGTCATCAGCTAA
- the rpsE gene encoding 30S ribosomal protein S5 codes for MAKMQAKVQADERDDGLREKMIAVNRVTKVVKGGRILGFAALTVVGDGDGRVGMGKGKAKEVPVAVQKAMEQARRNMFKVPLKNGTLQHEVHGKHGASMVLLAPAKDGTGVIAGGPMRAVFDVMGVQNVVAKSHGSTNPYNLVRATLDGLRKQSTPADIAAKRGKSVEEILG; via the coding sequence ATGGCAAAGATGCAAGCTAAAGTTCAGGCTGACGAACGCGACGACGGCCTTCGTGAAAAGATGATCGCGGTCAACCGCGTGACTAAGGTCGTGAAGGGTGGCCGCATTCTCGGCTTCGCTGCACTGACAGTAGTCGGTGACGGTGATGGCCGCGTCGGTATGGGCAAGGGCAAGGCAAAGGAAGTGCCGGTTGCCGTCCAGAAGGCGATGGAACAGGCGCGCCGCAACATGTTCAAGGTGCCGCTGAAGAACGGGACTCTGCAGCATGAAGTGCACGGTAAGCACGGCGCGTCGATGGTTCTTCTCGCTCCTGCGAAGGATGGTACCGGTGTGATCGCTGGCGGTCCGATGCGCGCTGTGTTCGACGTGATGGGTGTGCAGAACGTGGTGGCCAAGAGCCACGGTTCGACGAACCCGTACAACCTCGTTCGTGCGACGCTCGACGGCCTGCGCAAGCAGTCCACGCCGGCCGACATCGCTGCGAAGCGTGGCAAGTCCGTCGAAGAAATTCTGGGCTAA
- the rplR gene encoding 50S ribosomal protein L18, whose amino-acid sequence MDKTQSRLRRARQTRIKIAELQVARLAVHRTNTHIYAQVFSPCGTKVLASASTLEAEVRAQLADQTGKGGNVAAATLIGKRIAEKAKAAGIESVAFDRSGFRYHGRVKALADAAREAGLKF is encoded by the coding sequence ATGGATAAGACTCAATCTCGCCTGCGCCGCGCTCGTCAGACGCGTATCAAGATCGCTGAGCTGCAGGTCGCGCGTCTCGCCGTGCATCGCACGAACACGCACATCTATGCGCAAGTGTTCTCGCCGTGCGGCACCAAGGTGCTCGCCAGCGCTTCGACGCTCGAAGCCGAAGTGCGTGCGCAACTGGCTGATCAGACTGGCAAGGGTGGCAACGTTGCTGCTGCGACGCTGATCGGCAAGCGCATTGCAGAAAAGGCTAAGGCTGCCGGCATCGAATCCGTCGCCTTCGACCGTTCGGGTTTCCGTTACCACGGCCGCGTGAAGGCGCTGGCTGATGCGGCGCGCGAAGCCGGACTCAAGTTCTAA
- the rplF gene encoding 50S ribosomal protein L6, with product MSRVGKSPIALQGAEVALSDERITVKGPLGTISQAANRLVKVVNDNGTLKFEPVDDSREANAMSGTMRALVANMVNGVTKGFERKLTLVGVGYRAQAQGDKLNLSLGFSHPVVHQMPEGVKAETPTQTEIVIKGINKQQVGQVAAEVRGYRPPEPYKGKGVRYANEVVILKETKKK from the coding sequence ATGTCTCGAGTAGGTAAAAGCCCGATCGCGCTGCAAGGCGCAGAAGTGGCCCTGAGCGACGAACGCATTACCGTCAAGGGTCCACTGGGCACGATTTCGCAAGCTGCAAACCGCCTCGTGAAAGTGGTGAACGACAACGGCACGCTGAAGTTTGAGCCGGTTGACGACAGCCGCGAAGCGAACGCGATGTCGGGCACGATGCGCGCACTGGTTGCGAACATGGTGAACGGCGTGACGAAGGGTTTCGAGCGCAAGCTGACGCTGGTTGGCGTCGGTTACCGCGCACAGGCGCAAGGCGACAAGCTGAATCTGTCGCTGGGTTTCTCGCACCCGGTGGTGCACCAGATGCCGGAAGGCGTCAAGGCCGAAACCCCGACGCAAACCGAAATCGTGATCAAGGGGATCAACAAGCAACAGGTTGGCCAAGTCGCCGCAGAAGTGCGCGGCTATCGTCCGCCGGAGCCCTACAAGGGCAAGGGTGTGCGTTACGCCAATGAGGTTGTGATCCTCAAAGAAACGAAGAAGAAGTAA